The Hymenobacter chitinivorans DSM 11115 genome window below encodes:
- a CDS encoding cytochrome P450, whose protein sequence is MNTKASSFLVGAPMPIPTVDPYPAYHKVRKENPIYRVSPTQWVITGYQDAMSLLQNPLCSHWGQDSETQAILFSGKSAVAKTLFAFAPDSGLPYRKNVMHALAGKNLKFDGKAMQEQADKLLDKLVGKEEIDFIRDYAHPLTFETISRIIGIPDEDIPALSTTVAELDGMYLGLIYNPVATGAGGLFLSFLRTFIEHKKANPGDDLCSALIDACRREEEDESFILSMLILLFYAGHDNMMNFLGNAILALDKHQAEQATLREQPARAYDCVDELLRYDSPVQFFLLFAKAPIQLGPKTIAAGSQILICVGAANRDPSVFTNPDGLDLTRKPAHLSYGTGAYRCIGARLAHLQAGTALSKFIARTTAYTPVQGGTVWRTAPYVQRGPAAVKLHVSWNPAL, encoded by the coding sequence ATGAACACGAAAGCATCCTCCTTCCTGGTAGGCGCCCCCATGCCCATTCCCACGGTTGACCCGTATCCGGCCTATCATAAAGTGCGCAAGGAAAATCCAATTTACCGGGTATCGCCTACGCAGTGGGTAATTACGGGGTATCAAGATGCTATGTCGCTGCTGCAAAATCCGTTGTGCTCCCACTGGGGCCAGGACTCGGAGACGCAGGCTATTTTGTTTTCGGGGAAAAGTGCAGTAGCCAAAACCCTGTTTGCCTTTGCGCCCGACAGCGGCCTGCCTTACCGCAAAAACGTGATGCACGCTCTGGCCGGTAAAAACCTAAAATTCGACGGCAAAGCCATGCAGGAGCAGGCCGATAAGCTGCTGGATAAGCTGGTCGGCAAGGAGGAAATTGACTTTATCCGGGATTATGCACACCCGCTGACGTTCGAAACCATCAGCCGGATCATTGGCATTCCCGACGAGGACATTCCGGCGCTCAGCACTACGGTGGCCGAGCTAGATGGTATGTATCTGGGCCTGATATATAATCCGGTGGCGACGGGAGCCGGCGGATTGTTTCTGAGTTTTCTGCGCACGTTCATTGAGCACAAAAAGGCCAACCCCGGCGACGACCTGTGCAGTGCCCTAATAGACGCCTGCCGCCGGGAAGAGGAAGACGAGTCGTTTATCCTGTCGATGCTGATCCTGCTCTTTTACGCGGGCCACGACAACATGATGAACTTCCTGGGCAACGCTATTCTGGCCCTGGATAAGCACCAGGCGGAGCAGGCTACCCTGCGCGAGCAACCCGCCCGGGCGTATGACTGCGTGGACGAACTGCTGCGCTACGACAGTCCGGTACAGTTCTTTCTGCTGTTTGCCAAAGCCCCGATTCAGCTGGGCCCCAAAACCATTGCCGCCGGCAGCCAGATCCTGATTTGCGTGGGAGCGGCCAACCGGGACCCCAGCGTCTTTACCAACCCCGATGGGCTGGACCTGACCCGCAAACCGGCGCACTTGAGCTACGGTACGGGGGCCTACCGCTGCATTGGCGCGCGCCTGGCCCACCTGCAGGCGGGCACGGCCCTGAGCAAATTCATTGCCCGCACTACGGCTTACACGCCCGTGCAGGGCGGCACCGTGTGGCGCACCGCACCCTACGTGCAGCGCGGCCCGGCGGCCGTGAAGCTCCACGTAAGCTGGAACCCGGCGCTGTAA
- a CDS encoding glycoside hydrolase family 97 protein, protein MKKTFLIVLGLAAGLRGYGQTTVPLTARMEQVGLTFALGPGGQPTYAVQYGAQAVLKPSRLGLALADGQGFDGPLEVVGSETKEVDETWRPVWGEVRSIRNHYQQLTVHLRQPAPPRRQLDVVFRVFADGVGFRYEFPAQSALQYFTVQDEKTEFNLPANHKAFWIPGDYDSNEYTYSTTRLSEVNSANIEAIQLKSAPQRVQTPLMLKSDDGLYINIHEAALVNYPALMLNVDTKTFGLSSQLVPDATGTGAKAYLQAPEHTPWRTIIVSNKAPDVLASKLILNLNEPTKLTETSWIQPQKFVGVWWEMHVNKASWNYSDVSNIKLADTDWGKLTPNGHHGANTANVKRYIDFAAKYGLQSVLVEGWNVGWEDWANNWKEEVFDFVTPYPDFAVAELQQYAQSKGVKLMMHHETSSSVTNYERRQDAAYRFMKEHNYDAVKTGYVGRIIPRGEHHDGQWMVNHYVRTAQKTADNHIMVDMHESVRPTGLHRTYPNWLASEAARGNEFNAWSSGNPPEHETILPFTRLIGGPMDYTPGIFQIKLEGWNPQRNQGKQVHTTLTKQLALYVTLYSPLQMAADLPEAYEQHLDAFQFIRDVPVDWDDTRILLAEPGEYITTARKAKGKDEWYVGSITDEQARQQQIKLDFLTPGQQYEAILYADGKGGSWDKNPQAYQIRRQKVTSKTTLKLQLAPGGGTAISIKPSR, encoded by the coding sequence ATGAAGAAGACTTTTCTGATTGTGCTGGGCCTGGCCGCGGGCTTGCGCGGATACGGGCAAACTACGGTCCCGCTGACGGCTCGGATGGAGCAAGTAGGCCTCACCTTTGCCCTGGGCCCCGGGGGGCAACCCACGTACGCCGTGCAGTATGGTGCCCAAGCCGTGCTCAAGCCCTCCCGGCTGGGCTTGGCCTTGGCCGACGGCCAGGGATTCGACGGACCGCTGGAAGTGGTGGGCAGCGAAACCAAAGAGGTAGACGAGACCTGGCGGCCGGTGTGGGGTGAGGTTCGGAGCATCCGCAACCACTACCAGCAGCTCACGGTGCACCTGCGCCAGCCCGCCCCGCCCCGTCGGCAGCTCGACGTCGTGTTCCGGGTATTTGCCGACGGCGTGGGCTTCCGCTACGAGTTTCCGGCCCAGTCCGCGCTGCAGTACTTCACCGTGCAGGACGAAAAAACCGAGTTTAACCTGCCCGCCAACCACAAAGCTTTCTGGATTCCGGGCGACTACGACTCCAATGAGTACACCTACAGCACTACCCGCCTGAGCGAAGTCAACTCGGCCAATATCGAGGCCATTCAGCTCAAATCGGCGCCCCAGCGGGTGCAGACGCCGCTGATGCTCAAGTCGGACGACGGGCTCTATATCAACATTCACGAGGCGGCCCTGGTCAACTACCCGGCCCTGATGCTGAACGTGGATACCAAAACCTTCGGGCTGAGCAGCCAGCTGGTGCCCGATGCCACCGGTACCGGAGCCAAAGCCTACCTGCAGGCGCCCGAACACACACCCTGGCGCACCATTATTGTAAGCAATAAGGCCCCGGACGTGTTGGCTTCCAAGCTGATTCTCAACCTGAACGAGCCCACCAAGCTGACCGAAACCAGCTGGATTCAGCCCCAGAAGTTTGTGGGCGTGTGGTGGGAAATGCACGTCAACAAGGCCAGCTGGAACTACTCCGACGTGAGCAACATCAAGCTGGCCGATACCGACTGGGGCAAGCTCACGCCCAACGGCCACCACGGCGCCAATACGGCCAACGTGAAGCGCTACATTGACTTTGCCGCCAAGTATGGCCTGCAGAGCGTGCTGGTCGAGGGCTGGAACGTGGGCTGGGAAGACTGGGCCAACAACTGGAAAGAGGAAGTATTCGACTTTGTAACGCCCTACCCCGACTTTGCCGTGGCCGAGTTGCAGCAGTACGCCCAAAGCAAGGGCGTGAAGCTGATGATGCACCACGAAACCAGCTCGTCGGTGACCAACTACGAGCGGCGCCAGGACGCGGCCTACCGCTTTATGAAGGAGCACAACTACGACGCGGTGAAAACCGGCTACGTGGGCCGCATCATCCCGCGCGGTGAGCACCACGACGGGCAGTGGATGGTAAACCACTACGTGCGCACGGCCCAGAAAACGGCCGATAACCACATTATGGTCGACATGCACGAGTCGGTGCGGCCCACGGGCTTGCACCGCACGTATCCCAACTGGCTGGCCAGTGAGGCGGCCCGCGGCAACGAGTTTAACGCCTGGAGCAGTGGTAACCCGCCCGAGCACGAAACCATTCTGCCCTTCACCCGCCTCATCGGCGGGCCGATGGACTACACGCCCGGCATCTTCCAGATCAAGCTGGAAGGCTGGAACCCGCAGCGCAACCAGGGCAAGCAGGTGCACACCACCCTTACCAAGCAGCTGGCCCTGTACGTGACGCTGTACTCGCCCCTGCAGATGGCCGCCGACCTGCCCGAAGCTTACGAGCAGCACCTCGACGCCTTCCAGTTTATCCGCGACGTACCCGTCGACTGGGACGATACCCGCATCTTGCTGGCCGAGCCCGGCGAGTATATTACCACCGCCCGCAAGGCCAAGGGCAAGGACGAGTGGTACGTGGGTAGCATCACCGACGAGCAGGCCCGGCAGCAGCAAATAAAGCTCGACTTCCTGACGCCGGGCCAGCAGTATGAAGCCATTCTGTACGCCGACGGCAAAGGCGGCAGCTGGGATAAAAACCCGCAGGCCTACCAGATTCGCCGGCAGAAAGTAACCAGTAAAACCACGCTCAAGCTGCAACTAGCCCCCGGGGGTGGCACGGCCATTAGCATTAAGCCGAGCCGGTAA
- a CDS encoding ArsR/SmtB family transcription factor, protein MTHAKTAAFTTEQQQLARVAKALAHPARVAIIQLLASKTTCISGDIAAELPLSRTTVTQHLQELKALDMIRGEIDGLTVCYCLNTTLLRQVQQQFMTFFQEATAPSPCAPDTACAC, encoded by the coding sequence ATGACACACGCCAAAACCGCCGCCTTTACGACCGAGCAGCAGCAGCTGGCCCGGGTAGCCAAAGCCCTGGCCCACCCGGCCCGGGTGGCTATTATTCAGCTGCTGGCCAGCAAAACCACTTGCATTTCCGGCGACATTGCCGCCGAGCTGCCCTTGTCGCGCACCACCGTGACCCAGCACCTGCAGGAGCTCAAAGCCCTGGACATGATTCGGGGCGAAATCGACGGCCTAACGGTGTGCTACTGCCTGAATACGACTCTGCTGCGGCAAGTGCAGCAGCAGTTTATGACCTTTTTCCAGGAAGCCACGGCCCCGTCGCCCTGCGCGCCCGATACCGCCTGCGCCTGCTGA
- a CDS encoding ArsI/CadI family heavy metal resistance metalloenzyme, whose protein sequence is MAASVFPRMHVSLYVADLTATVNFYNTFFGQPATKIRPGYAKYVLDRPSLIISFVENAQRVASHFGHLGFQVETVAELDERLTVARAAGLVQREEIGTSCCYAKQDKFWVNDPDGVEWEVYYFHEDAEFNDPRYQDEYQQASASQCCIAPPAKVPAELHFAPAEAMAFPIAATAPAAEPGCGCGTPATLALDPACC, encoded by the coding sequence ATGGCAGCCTCTGTTTTCCCCCGGATGCACGTTTCGCTGTATGTGGCCGACCTGACGGCCACGGTCAACTTCTACAATACCTTCTTTGGCCAGCCGGCCACCAAAATCCGGCCGGGTTACGCCAAATACGTGCTGGACCGACCCTCGCTCATCATCTCCTTTGTCGAAAATGCCCAGCGCGTTGCCAGTCACTTTGGGCACCTGGGCTTTCAGGTAGAAACCGTGGCCGAGCTCGATGAGCGCCTGACCGTGGCGCGGGCGGCGGGGCTAGTGCAGCGCGAAGAAATTGGTACCAGCTGCTGCTACGCCAAGCAAGACAAGTTTTGGGTAAACGACCCCGACGGGGTGGAGTGGGAGGTGTACTACTTTCACGAAGACGCCGAATTTAACGACCCACGCTACCAGGACGAGTACCAGCAGGCCAGCGCCTCGCAGTGCTGCATTGCGCCACCGGCCAAGGTGCCCGCCGAGCTGCACTTTGCTCCCGCCGAGGCTATGGCCTTTCCCATAGCCGCCACTGCTCCGGCTGCCGAGCCGGGCTGCGGCTGCGGTACTCCCGCTACGCTGGCCCTGGATCCGGCCTGCTGCTAA
- a CDS encoding GNAT family N-acetyltransferase, whose product MKLLPLAAAHWEQVRTIYEQGLATGNATFQTTAPAWEEWDQGHLAHSRLVALDEAGQVLGWVALSPVSGRCVYGGVGEVSVYVATAARGLGVGRQLLAALITESEKQGMWTLQAGIFPENTASVRLHEAHGFRQVGRRERIGQLHGLWRDTLLLERRSTVVGAEPPLPATTERPAAAEG is encoded by the coding sequence ATGAAACTTCTTCCTCTTGCCGCCGCCCACTGGGAACAGGTGCGGACTATTTATGAGCAAGGCCTCGCTACCGGCAATGCTACTTTTCAAACCACGGCCCCGGCCTGGGAGGAGTGGGACCAGGGCCACTTGGCGCACAGCCGCCTCGTGGCTCTCGATGAGGCGGGGCAGGTGCTGGGCTGGGTGGCGCTGTCGCCGGTTTCGGGCCGCTGCGTGTACGGAGGCGTGGGGGAGGTCAGCGTGTACGTGGCCACTGCCGCCCGGGGCCTGGGCGTGGGCCGGCAGCTGCTGGCGGCCCTGATTACCGAGTCAGAAAAGCAGGGTATGTGGACTCTGCAGGCGGGCATTTTCCCCGAAAACACCGCCAGCGTGCGGTTGCACGAGGCCCACGGCTTTCGGCAGGTGGGGCGCCGGGAGCGAATCGGGCAGCTCCACGGCCTCTGGCGCGACACGCTGCTGCTGGAACGCCGCAGCACGGTGGTCGGGGCCGAGCCGCCGCTACCGGCTACCACCGAGCGGCCGGCCGCCGCGGAAGGGTAA
- a CDS encoding arsenate reductase/protein-tyrosine-phosphatase family protein has protein sequence MSHKPNVLVLGTGNSCRSQLLHGYLSRLLAEQVAVYSAGIETHGVNPKAIAVMQQDGVDIAHHTSNLVNEYAHAFTARYFPSVKP, from the coding sequence ATGTCCCACAAGCCAAACGTGTTGGTGCTGGGCACCGGCAATTCCTGCCGTAGTCAGCTGTTGCACGGATACTTAAGCCGGCTCTTAGCCGAGCAAGTCGCCGTGTACAGTGCCGGCATCGAAACCCACGGGGTGAATCCGAAGGCTATTGCCGTAATGCAGCAGGACGGCGTCGATATTGCCCACCATACCAGCAACCTGGTAAACGAGTACGCCCACGCTTTTACCGCGCGTTATTTCCCGTCGGTTAAGCCATAG
- a CDS encoding penicillin acylase family protein — MKWIKALLATALSLALTWVLNTKQGDIPPFGKFLSPFQGFWRNAEPANGFPVAQTLTLPGLQQPVQVRFDDKHVPHIFAQNDHDLYFAQGYLTAQDRLWQMDFVTHVAAGRLSEIVGPARLETDRFFRRMGLKFGAEKSTAAMLADPTTRTVLTSYSDGINAYIQSLSPRDYPFEYKLLDYAPEPWEPIKSSLLLKYMAFDLSGRSDDLRLSNALGKYGPAVVQDLFPDYPQREDPIVPVGTPLDFKPLPAPPTPPSFTAAMSNKVAQNEPDPELGSNNFAVDGKKSASGFPILANDPHLQLNLPSIWYQVQLSAPGVNVYGVTIPGAPTVIIGFNDQVAWGVTNVAADVLDFYQLKFKDASQREYWHDGHWKPVRRVVEHIVVRGQPDRYDTVLYTHHGPIVYDKDEKPFMTQTPTRHAMRWTAHDADNEVLAFYKLNRARNYQDYTAALSTYGSPAQNFIFASSQNDIAIWPNGRFPLKWRNQGKFILDGTDPAYDWQGWIPQQQNPHVKNPARGFVSSANQFSAGPDYPYYLNWQYGSYERGHRINERLARMTRVTPDSLRLLQTDNLNLNAQLMLPRMLSLVQGQPLPAAQQKVYDELSRWNYFYEADAIGPSIFELWYSNLVKRLWDDDFGLQATGLEMRAPSRDRTNTLLLQEPTSRWIDDRRTPAKETLETLARLSLQFATDSLTRKFGALGPEWRWAHQKSTDILHLAQLPGFGRLDLNVGGGAGIVNATSERNGPSWRMVVALGPQVKAYGVYPGGQSGNPGSAYYENLIDTWSAGQLTELVFLRSPDEKHPRVQAAWTLQQK, encoded by the coding sequence ATGAAGTGGATTAAAGCTCTCTTAGCTACTGCTCTTTCCCTGGCCCTGACCTGGGTGCTCAATACCAAACAGGGTGATATTCCACCTTTCGGCAAGTTTCTGAGCCCGTTTCAGGGCTTTTGGCGCAATGCCGAACCCGCCAACGGCTTTCCCGTGGCCCAAACCCTGACCCTGCCCGGCCTGCAGCAGCCAGTGCAGGTGCGCTTCGACGACAAGCACGTACCCCACATCTTCGCCCAGAACGACCACGACCTGTACTTTGCCCAGGGCTACCTCACGGCCCAGGACCGGCTCTGGCAGATGGACTTCGTGACCCACGTGGCGGCCGGGCGGCTGTCGGAAATCGTGGGGCCGGCCCGGCTTGAAACCGACCGGTTTTTTCGGCGCATGGGCCTCAAGTTCGGGGCCGAGAAGTCGACGGCAGCCATGCTGGCCGACCCCACGACCCGCACCGTGCTGACCTCTTACTCCGACGGCATCAACGCCTACATCCAGAGCCTGAGCCCGCGCGACTACCCCTTCGAGTACAAGCTGCTCGATTACGCGCCTGAGCCCTGGGAGCCAATAAAAAGCTCGCTGCTGCTCAAGTACATGGCCTTCGACCTGAGTGGCCGCTCCGACGACTTGCGCCTGTCCAACGCCCTGGGCAAATACGGCCCGGCAGTGGTCCAGGACCTGTTTCCGGACTACCCGCAGCGCGAAGACCCGATTGTACCCGTAGGCACGCCGCTCGATTTTAAGCCCCTGCCCGCCCCGCCCACGCCGCCTTCGTTTACGGCGGCCATGTCGAACAAAGTAGCTCAAAACGAACCCGACCCGGAGCTGGGGTCCAACAACTTCGCCGTGGACGGGAAAAAGTCGGCTTCGGGCTTCCCGATTCTGGCCAACGACCCGCACTTGCAGCTCAATTTGCCCAGCATCTGGTACCAGGTGCAGCTCTCGGCCCCGGGCGTGAACGTGTACGGCGTCACGATTCCGGGCGCCCCCACGGTTATTATCGGCTTCAACGACCAGGTGGCCTGGGGTGTGACCAACGTGGCGGCCGACGTGCTGGACTTCTACCAGCTCAAGTTTAAGGATGCTTCCCAGCGCGAGTACTGGCACGACGGGCACTGGAAACCGGTGCGCCGGGTGGTAGAGCACATTGTGGTGCGCGGGCAGCCCGACCGTTACGACACGGTGCTCTACACCCACCACGGCCCCATCGTGTACGACAAGGACGAGAAGCCCTTCATGACCCAGACGCCCACCCGCCACGCCATGCGCTGGACGGCCCACGACGCCGATAATGAGGTGCTGGCGTTTTATAAGCTGAACCGGGCCCGGAACTACCAGGACTACACCGCGGCCCTGAGCACCTACGGCTCCCCGGCCCAGAACTTCATCTTTGCCAGCAGCCAGAACGATATTGCCATCTGGCCCAACGGCCGGTTTCCGCTGAAGTGGCGCAACCAGGGCAAGTTCATCCTCGACGGTACCGACCCGGCCTACGACTGGCAGGGCTGGATTCCGCAGCAGCAGAACCCCCACGTGAAAAACCCGGCCCGGGGCTTCGTGAGCTCCGCCAACCAGTTTTCGGCCGGCCCCGACTACCCGTATTACCTCAACTGGCAGTACGGCAGCTACGAGCGGGGCCACCGCATCAACGAGCGGCTGGCCCGCATGACGCGCGTGACGCCCGACAGCCTGCGCCTGCTCCAGACCGATAACCTCAACCTCAACGCCCAGCTCATGCTGCCCCGAATGCTGAGCCTGGTGCAAGGGCAACCGCTGCCCGCTGCCCAGCAGAAAGTGTACGACGAGCTCAGCCGCTGGAACTACTTCTACGAGGCCGACGCCATTGGGCCCAGCATCTTTGAGCTCTGGTACAGCAACCTAGTGAAGCGCCTCTGGGATGATGATTTCGGTCTGCAGGCTACCGGCCTGGAAATGCGCGCCCCCAGCCGGGACCGGACCAACACCCTGCTACTGCAGGAGCCCACTTCCCGCTGGATTGACGACCGGCGCACCCCGGCCAAGGAAACCCTCGAAACCCTGGCCCGGCTGTCGTTGCAGTTTGCCACCGACTCGCTCACCCGCAAGTTTGGCGCCCTGGGCCCGGAGTGGCGCTGGGCCCACCAGAAAAGCACCGACATTCTGCACCTGGCCCAGCTGCCCGGCTTCGGCCGCCTGGATTTGAATGTGGGCGGCGGGGCTGGCATCGTCAATGCCACTTCCGAGCGGAACGGGCCGTCCTGGCGCATGGTTGTGGCGCTGGGCCCGCAGGTGAAGGCCTACGGCGTGTACCCCGGTGGGCAGTCGGGCAACCCCGGCTCGGCTTACTACGAGAACCTGATTGACACCTGGAGCGCCGGGCAGCTCACGGAGCTGGTTTTTCTGCGCAGCCCCGACGAAAAGCACCCCCGCGTGCAGGCCGCCTGGACGCTGCAGCAGAAATAA
- a CDS encoding outer membrane beta-barrel protein yields MKKLFVTGALLVTATSAFAQTEKGSLMIGSNISELQYASSKGESKEFGVVLTPNVGVFVVDRLALGAELTLAYTSTKLPSFGTTYKTSAFTYGVAPFARYYVADGPKHKFFGQAQYGILGYRIKYPDGGPAPVVKDSYGQLGLSVGYNYFISPNVALEVAPYYRHANTDLEADTRANQWGLAVGFQIFFPKTAAAAQ; encoded by the coding sequence ATGAAAAAACTATTTGTTACCGGGGCATTGCTAGTAACCGCAACCAGCGCATTTGCCCAAACCGAGAAGGGCAGCCTGATGATAGGCTCTAATATTTCCGAGCTGCAGTATGCTTCCTCCAAGGGCGAGTCGAAGGAATTTGGCGTGGTCCTGACTCCCAACGTGGGCGTGTTCGTTGTCGACCGGCTGGCCCTGGGCGCGGAGCTTACGCTGGCCTATACTTCCACCAAGCTTCCCTCGTTTGGTACCACCTACAAAACCAGCGCCTTTACCTACGGCGTGGCGCCTTTTGCCCGCTATTACGTGGCCGATGGGCCGAAGCACAAGTTTTTTGGGCAGGCGCAATACGGCATTCTGGGCTACCGCATCAAGTATCCGGATGGGGGCCCGGCTCCGGTGGTCAAAGACTCCTACGGGCAGCTCGGGCTGAGCGTGGGCTACAACTACTTTATTTCCCCGAACGTGGCCCTGGAAGTAGCCCCTTATTACCGGCACGCCAACACGGATCTGGAGGCCGATACCCGCGCCAACCAGTGGGGCCTGGCCGTGGGCTTCCAGATTTTCTTCCCGAAAACGGCCGCCGCCGCGCAATAA
- a CDS encoding septal ring lytic transglycosylase RlpA family protein, with the protein MALLFALFTALPQAARATRFEEEKPASASASRAVVLRGRASWYGREHQGHRTSNGERFDRFKYTCAHKTLPFGTKLRVTNPSNGKSVVVRVSDRGPFRHQRILDLSEVAARPLDIVRRGAVSVVAEVVPSDTPLGPTDAPANLAALATDSAVTTLAAVTTLTDVIAGATEATDVVVVPAPIPTFVVQAGTFGDPRNAQNVQAKIQALDEKLTVTIAESTQNGKPYNRVIVGQFTDKAEAEALKLRLKELGIAGLVRQAENL; encoded by the coding sequence ATGGCCTTGCTTTTTGCATTGTTCACGGCCCTCCCTCAAGCAGCCCGGGCTACGCGTTTCGAAGAAGAAAAACCGGCCTCGGCCTCGGCTTCCCGCGCCGTTGTGCTGCGCGGCCGGGCTTCGTGGTACGGCCGCGAGCATCAGGGCCACCGGACCAGCAACGGCGAACGGTTTGACCGCTTTAAGTATACCTGCGCTCATAAAACCCTGCCCTTCGGCACTAAGCTCCGCGTAACGAACCCCTCCAACGGCAAATCCGTGGTAGTGCGCGTTTCGGACCGCGGCCCGTTCCGCCACCAGCGGATTCTGGATTTATCGGAAGTAGCGGCCCGCCCCCTGGATATCGTGCGCCGCGGCGCCGTATCGGTCGTGGCCGAAGTAGTACCCAGCGACACGCCCCTGGGCCCGACCGACGCTCCCGCAAACCTGGCCGCTTTGGCCACCGACTCGGCCGTAACCACCCTGGCCGCCGTCACGACGCTGACGGACGTAATAGCCGGTGCTACCGAAGCCACCGACGTAGTGGTGGTTCCGGCCCCGATTCCCACCTTCGTGGTGCAGGCCGGCACCTTCGGCGACCCGCGCAACGCCCAGAACGTGCAGGCCAAGATTCAGGCCCTGGACGAGAAGCTGACCGTGACCATTGCCGAAAGCACCCAGAATGGCAAGCCCTACAACCGCGTTATTGTGGGCCAGTTTACCGACAAGGCCGAGGCCGAAGCCCTCAAGCTCCGCCTCAAGGAGCTGGGCATTGCGGGCCTGGTCCGGCAAGCCGAGAATTTGTAG
- a CDS encoding DUF72 domain-containing protein: MDFGRLSDLRYVDFRLPPDHPETAAVLARAQAAGPVAPRIYIGCPIWTNKAWLGSYFPAGIKDADYLHHYARQFNSIELNTTHYRIPDAPTVRKWRDAVPSSFRFCPKIPQSISHDRELYNADELTTTFCRSISGLEERLGLAFLQLPPTFGPEHLPRLERYLLDFPDYVPLAVELRHPAWYTNTTVRDSVFAMLEALGKTLVLTDVAGRRDVLHQRLTTPTAFIRFNGHGLIGSDYERATAWAERIAGWLQAGLQTVYFFIHQKDIMHSPLWAQFFIEKLHALTGLAIAPPQIIPQPVQGSLF; the protein is encoded by the coding sequence ATGGATTTTGGCCGTCTTTCCGACCTGCGCTACGTTGATTTTCGCCTCCCGCCCGACCACCCCGAAACGGCGGCCGTGCTGGCCCGGGCCCAGGCGGCCGGCCCGGTCGCGCCCCGTATATATATAGGGTGTCCGATCTGGACGAATAAGGCCTGGCTGGGCTCGTATTTTCCGGCCGGAATCAAGGACGCCGATTACCTGCACCACTACGCCCGGCAGTTCAACAGCATCGAGCTGAACACGACCCATTACCGGATTCCGGACGCGCCCACCGTGCGCAAGTGGCGCGACGCGGTGCCCAGTAGCTTCCGCTTCTGCCCCAAAATTCCGCAGAGCATCAGCCACGACCGGGAGCTGTACAACGCCGACGAGCTGACGACGACCTTTTGCCGCTCTATCAGCGGCCTGGAGGAGCGGCTGGGCCTGGCCTTTTTGCAGCTGCCGCCCACGTTTGGCCCCGAGCACCTGCCCCGGCTGGAGCGCTACCTGCTCGACTTCCCTGACTACGTGCCCCTGGCCGTGGAGCTGCGCCACCCGGCCTGGTACACCAATACCACCGTGCGCGACTCGGTGTTTGCCATGCTCGAAGCCCTGGGCAAAACCCTGGTCTTGACCGACGTAGCCGGCCGCCGCGACGTGCTGCACCAGCGCCTGACCACGCCCACGGCCTTTATCCGCTTCAACGGCCACGGCCTGATTGGCTCGGACTACGAGCGGGCCACGGCCTGGGCCGAGCGGATTGCGGGCTGGCTGCAGGCCGGGCTGCAGACGGTGTATTTCTTTATTCACCAGAAAGACATCATGCACTCCCCGCTCTGGGCGCAGTTTTTCATCGAGAAGCTGCACGCCCTGACTGGCCTGGCAATAGCGCCCCCGCAGATTATTCCGCAGCCGGTGCAGGGCAGCTTGTTCTAA